In Rutidosis leptorrhynchoides isolate AG116_Rl617_1_P2 chromosome 6, CSIRO_AGI_Rlap_v1, whole genome shotgun sequence, the DNA window gttcttgacttctcatcaaactaaggatggaagaaacaagattcatgaagatacaaactataaagtttgatcttgaacaacaacaacaaactaGCAAATTGATGATGAACTtggtgatttttaaaggaaaaagaagaaagaaaaaataaagttattacttacaatttagagagaaaaagaaagaGTGAAAGTAGTGTAAGAATGATGTGTGAAAAATGAAGTGTAAACTAGCAAATAAGTagcaaaaaaagaaaagaaatggaGCTCACTCCCCTAGCCCCTAATGCCGACGGTTTGGAGCTCTAAAAAGGGGTGGTCAACTTGCTCTTTCATGTGTGGGACGATGGTGCATGCTAGGAAGAGGTATAAAGCCAAATACATGGGAAAGTGATCATGTATGCTTGAAATATTTTTGTCTCCAACACTTAACTTAATTAACATTGTTTAAGCTTAATGTATCACTAGCATAATGTTAGGCTCATTAATAGTCCATTAAGCGGTGTAGGGCGGGCTTTGATAGTCCAAGTCCAATAACAaaagcccatgtataagtatgcaacaaCTTAGTAAcaaacccaagtaattaactacttacattagttaattagaaataattaataacaattaattatgaacgtaaataatattcgaaatattattcatgaaaagcacgtgtcgaaaagacgagtcgggacatggaaagtcaaatacggtaacaagtaaaatgtataagaatacatttattaacacgcaagtattaataataaatattaataatataagtcgaaaaatccagggtcgttacaatatttaATAAgaggaatatgttaacacataagacCTACTAGGGGTGTTCATCGATTCGATTTTTGGTTTTTCCGTTTATTGAGTTCGGTTTTTTCGattttgaaacttataaaatcaaaaatcgaaaaccaaaccgaaaccaaaagtAAATATCAAAACCGAAACCAAAATCGAACCGAAAATGGAATTTGagttcggtttggtttcggttaaaaccgaaaatcaTTAAAAATAAAAATCCTAACCAGCATAATTACTTACATTTAAATTAGGAATAACGGTTGTGGAATTAATTTAAGTATACAgggtatataacatgtttattgtaaaataaaaataaaataatacatcaaatataatataaatataaatatgttttaatatgttattaatttgaattcggtttttaattCGATTTTCggttacccgaatttaaaattttcaaaaccgaaaatcaAATCGAAAAACGAATTACGAATTTGGTTTCGGCTtcgatcgatccgaaaaccgtttaaaaAAACTCGATTTGATTTATTTTGGTTTGGATTTAATTCGATATTCGGGTTGAAACCAAATAGTGCACACCCCTAAAACCTACATCGCAATGAGATATATGCCTTACTTATATCATACGAGAGAGTTAATTACGTCTTTTTTCTTTACATGGCCTCTCGTTAAACAAAAAGTCATATTCTTATTCTTATAACCATGTTTTCCAGATAAAAATTTGGTTCACATTTGTTCAAAACTTGATAGAAATGCACCACGTATCGTTTTTTTCCACTTGTTAATCATCACAAATTTTATTCTTATCATAACTTAAATTTAACCAACTTAAATCTAACCAACTTAAATAAAGAGGTCAAATATAAGCAAATAGCTAATTTTTTTCTTAAATAAATGCCGTTAACTAGCATTTTCATTCTTTAAATTAGGTTAATATATATGTGACGTATTTTATTCATATTCTTATTTATATTCTTAAACACATTGAACAACGTATGCATTACACAGTCAAAATCAAGGTCATATCTGTTAACATCGTGCATCATATCATTTTTTCGCATTTTTTTCGTTCCTTAAATCTTAAACGATCGAATGCAATGACGATCGCTAACTCAAAGATCCCTTTTGTGCGATTTATTTTTTCTCTTTACATAATGATAATGACCTATCGTTATTCTAAAGGTATATTCCTAGATTTCCGTGTAGCTAGCCTTGTATTTAGTTTCTTATGTACGTAATCATTGGAAGGTTGTTACAAATCATCACATTTAAACCCACATGTGCAAAAGTTTGTACTCCGATCGTGTAAAATCTTCTATTTATTAGCTAAGAAAAACCCATAAGTTTAAAACATAGACAACTAGGATTTTGAATTATAAATAAGTGGTCACTTGCCTATTTTGTCAAATAACGATTAACTTCAAAATGTAACTTTTTATGATAAGTTAAACAAATATAATATGGATTTTCTAGACATAACTCTAAGAGTTGTACTTGAGAAAACATTTTATGTATGAAAAGGATAGTACATAATGGTAGATATGTATAAAAGATGAATGTTCTATATCCTCAACATAGACCTCAAGGGTTTTTTAGAAAATACTTATTTATTAAGACCACTTCCAACGATACGCCCTCAGGCTCGCCCTCAAGGGCACCATTGACCTTCATGGTGCATAGCCTCGTCCTCAAAAACACAATTTATGCTCGTGCTCAAACTTTTCCTCAGATAGCATAAATGAGGGCGGATGTCtttgtgtatgtgtgtatgtaccCATGTGAAAAGAGATTGGAGAGCCAATTGATCTAACCCGGCGCGATGGAGACAAAATTTGGTGGCGCTAGGATGTTCATCACGCGAAAGAAAAATAGTGTTACGAAGCATTCGACAAATCAAATTTCAGGAAACAAAATATTGAccaatcaaataaaaaaaaaaaatgtgaccTACATCCCATAACACTGTATCATCACTACAACATTTCTTCACATTCCACTGTCACGTTAACactataccaaaaaaaaaaacaaaaaaaaaaaaaattccccaAGAGTATCACACCATTAAAAATGTTTTAATACTTTTGTTTTTTAAAGAGTTGACTAAAGATGCCTGACGTGACATTATACCCTACTACTAGTATTAAATTCGCGTAACACTGCAGCATTCTCTCTATAAAAAGGACATATTCTgatctatctatatatctatctatatatatttaacaaaaaaaCCATTATTCATCACTTATACTCCAACTTGAATACTATCGCATACCACCATTTGTTCCCATGGAGTCCAATGACCACCACCAATCCCCACCACAAACCACCCCAACAACATCactagccaaaaacttcaaaaacaaTCTAGTTTTCCGGTCAAAATGGGCAGAGCTAAATGGTGCAATGGGCGACTTAGGCACATACATACCCATAGTCCTAGCATTAACACTTGCTAGCCACCTTAATCTGGGTACAACACTGATCTTCACCGGTGTCTACAACTTTGTAACCGGAGCGTTTTACGGTGTCCCCATGCCGGTCCAACCCATGAAATCGATTGCAGCCGCGGCTTTATCCGACCCGGATTTTGGGATTCCAGAGGTTATGGCTGCTGGTATTTGTACGGGTGCGATTTTATTTATATTGGGTGTGACTGGACTTATGCGGTTAGCTTATAGACTAATTCCGTTGCCAATTGTTAGGGGAATTCAGTTAGCACAGGGTTTGAATTTTGCTATGACTGCGGTTAAGTATATACGAAAAGTTCAAGACTTTTCGAAATCGAAGTCTAAAGGGAATCGAGATTGGTTAGGTCTTGATGGATTGGTTTTAGCAATTGTTTGTGTTTGTTTTATTGCAGTTGTTAATGGTGCAGGGGAAGAAcacaaagatgaagatgaagatgatgaagaaaatcagaataaaaataaaaatggaagtaaATGGAGATCAATTTTAGCAGTTTTGCCCTCTGCTTTTATTGTGTTCTTGATAGGGGTAATTTTGGCAATTGCAAGAGAACCTAAAGTGGTTAAAGGGTTTAAATTTGGGCCTTCtgaaatacaaatatattttttttttgaaaagcaaggtaAATTTATACAAATTATAAAGATCACCAAAAGTGCTTGGAGAAAAGGATTTGTCAAGGGTACAATTCCGCAATTGCCCTTGTCGATTCTCAACTCGGTTATCGCGGTGTGCAAATTATCAACTGATCTTTTTCCAGAGAAAACAGTTACGGCTACGTCGCTTTCTATGACGGTCGGGTTAATGAACATAGTCGGGTGTTGGTTCGGTGCAATGCCGTGTTGTCATGGGGCGGGTGGGTTAGCTGGTCAATACAAGTTTGGCGGGCGAAGTGGTGCGTGTGTAGCCTTACTTGGTGTAACCAAGTTGGTTTTGGGCTTGTTGTTAGGTAGCTCTATTGTTAAGATTCTAACTGCGTTTCCGGTTGGGGTTTTAGGATGTTTGTTGTTGTATGCGGGTATTGAGTTAGCCATGTGTGCTAGGGACATGACGTCGAAAGAAGATTCTTTTGTCGTGCTTGTTTGCACTGCGGTTTCATTAGTTGGATCGAGTGCCGCGTTAGGATTTGTGGCGGGCGTTGTGATGCATCTAATACTCAGGCTTAGAAGATTGGTTAGTTATGGTAAACCTCAATCTTTTCAATCTTTTTG includes these proteins:
- the LOC139852897 gene encoding molybdate transporter 1 isoform X2 — translated: MESNDHHQSPPQTTPTTSLAKNFKNNLVFRSKWAELNGAMGDLGTYIPIVLALTLASHLNLGTTLIFTGVYNFVTGAFYGVPMPVQPMKSIAAAALSDPDFGIPEVMAAGICTGAILFILGVTGLMRLAYRLIPLPIVRGIQLAQGLNFAMTAVKYIRKVQDFSKSKSKGNRDWLGLDGLVLAIVCVCFIAVVNGAGEEHKDEDEDDEENQNKNKNGSKWRSILAVLPSAFIVFLIGVILAIAREPKVVKGFKFGPSEIQIYFFFEKQGKFIQIIKITKSAWRKGFVKGTIPQLPLSILNSVIAVCKLSTDLFPEKTVTATSLSMTVGLMNIVGCWFGAMPCCHGAGGLAGQYKFGGRSGACVALLGVTKLVLGLLLGSSIVKILTAFPVGVLGCLLLYAGIELAMCARDMTSKEDSFVVLVCTAVSLVGSSAALGFVAGVVMHLILRLRRLVSYVTLEKSVGCKDLNLTHK
- the LOC139852897 gene encoding molybdate transporter 1 isoform X1 gives rise to the protein MESNDHHQSPPQTTPTTSLAKNFKNNLVFRSKWAELNGAMGDLGTYIPIVLALTLASHLNLGTTLIFTGVYNFVTGAFYGVPMPVQPMKSIAAAALSDPDFGIPEVMAAGICTGAILFILGVTGLMRLAYRLIPLPIVRGIQLAQGLNFAMTAVKYIRKVQDFSKSKSKGNRDWLGLDGLVLAIVCVCFIAVVNGAGEEHKDEDEDDEENQNKNKNGSKWRSILAVLPSAFIVFLIGVILAIAREPKVVKGFKFGPSEIQIYFFFEKQGKFIQIIKITKSAWRKGFVKGTIPQLPLSILNSVIAVCKLSTDLFPEKTVTATSLSMTVGLMNIVGCWFGAMPCCHGAGGLAGQYKFGGRSGACVALLGVTKLVLGLLLGSSIVKILTAFPVGVLGCLLLYAGIELAMCARDMTSKEDSFVVLVCTAVSLVGSSAALGFVAGVVMHLILRLRRLVSYDFIFLWVRVRGDNMHIFRGKSYVQ